The following coding sequences lie in one Cydia strobilella chromosome 20, ilCydStro3.1, whole genome shotgun sequence genomic window:
- the LOC134750708 gene encoding uncharacterized protein LOC134750708, with protein sequence MGNMDAQMETLFLKLREEMKIQTKTLSETLSTTMDEKLKPLREENEKLKEEVGTLKTKVHILEKENRKNNLILHKVSEVETSNNDLLQLVVETLNKLSENASMEKWDIWEISKAQRLGKKGDRPRPILVTVTLTWRKIEVLKNNKQFHDNIYATEDFPKEILMRRKELKEKMKQELENGKKAYIRYDKLIVKDVPSGNETPKEKRKRSPTQSPNNAQGSSENPTEALEKKQPSKKNKVDAYALMRSNTKQ encoded by the coding sequence ccaaacaaaaacattatcaGAAACTTTATCTACTACTATGGATGAAAAATTGAAGCCTCTTCGAGAAGAGAACGAAAAACTCAAGGAAGAAGTAGGAACATTAAAGACGAAAGTCCATATATTAGAGAAGGAGAATAGGAAAAATAACCTCATACTTCATAAAGTTAGTGAAGTCGAGACATCCAACAACGATCTATTACAACTGGTTGTAGAAACATTGAATAAACTAAGTGAAAACGCAAGTATGGAAAAATGGGATATCTGGGAAATCAGTAAAGCACAAAGACTTGGGAAGAAAGGAGACAGACCAAGACCAATACTAGTGACAGTAACATTAACATGGAGGAAAATCGAAGTTCTTAAGAACAACAAGCAGTTCCATGACAACATCTATGCTACTGAAGACTTTCCAAAGGAGATTCTTATGAGGAGAAAGGAGCTGAAAGAAAAAATGAAACAAGAACTAGAGAATGGAAAGAAAGCGTACATCCGATATGACAAACTTATTGTAAAGGATGTTCCGAGTGGAAACGAAACTCCTAAAGAAAAAAGGAAGCGATCTCCCACCCAATCTCCAAATAATGCTCAAGGGAGCTCAGAGAATCCAACCGAAGCACTTGAGAAAAAACAAccaagcaaaaaaaataaagtagatgCTTATGCTCTTATGCGTTCGAACACAAAGCAATAA